TCCAGCAGATGACGAGGTGCTGATCAGTGCATGGCTTAACACTTCGAAAGATGCAATTGTTGCAAATGAGCAGAGGTCGGGGGCCTTCTGGAAACGGGTTGCTGCTTATTATGCAGCAAGTCCCCATGGAATAGAGGATGGTGGGAGGGAGCACGGTTGTTGCAAGAAGAGGTGGCACAGAATTAATGAAGATGTTAACAAGTTCTGTGCCGCATACTCGGCAGCAGAGCGACAAATGAGTAGTGGTGAGAGTGACACTGACGTTCTGAAGAAGGCACATGAGATTTTCTTCTCTGATTGTTCGCACAAGTTCACACTTGAACACGCTTGGTGTGTGTTGAGGTTTGAACAGAAGTGGCTCAGCCTCAACACACCCACGACTGCTGGCGTTTCGAAGAGGAAGAATGTGGACGTAAATTCCCAAACATCTAATACCGAAGGCTTCGTTGATGTTGAGAGCAGGCCCGAAGGTGTCAAGGCTGCTAAGGCCAAAAGAAACACGGGTAAAGGGAAGTCTGTGGCTGAGATTGCGACCGTTTGGGAAATGAAGAAGGACGATTTGGTGAGGAAGGAGAGACTGTCGAGGCTAGCAATACTAGACACTCTCCTTACCCGTACTGAACCATTGACTGAGGCGGAAGTTGTTGTGAAGAATAAGCTCCTACTGGagttattctaaaaaaaaaatgtcttttTATGTATGATATTTTCTGTATGCtctatgttcttgtttgatgtaTGTCCTATGTTCTTGTTAGGTGTTTGGTCCATGTAGTCCGGTTTCcttaaatgagtttttattaATGAATCATTTTC
This genomic interval from Brassica napus cultivar Da-Ae chromosome A6, Da-Ae, whole genome shotgun sequence contains the following:
- the LOC111198987 gene encoding glutathione S-transferase T3-like, coding for MDPNNLPSSSSSYVGLLHSQQGSVFHENFPYESFHSSVNFGESQPFPAFSSQQSQDAPLEPPVQTPAARGVRRKWNPADDEVLISAWLNTSKDAIVANEQRSGAFWKRVAAYYAASPHGIEDGGREHGCCKKRWHRINEDVNKFCAAYSAAERQMSSGESDTDVLKKAHEIFFSDCSHKFTLEHAWCVLRFEQKWLSLNTPTTAGVSKRKNVDVNSQTSNTEGFVDVESRPEGVKAAKAKRNTGKGKSVAEIATVWEMKKDDLVRKERLSRLAILDTLLTRTEPLTEAEVVVKNKLLLELF